TTCGGCTTGTGCAGAATAGTCTCCTGAGGGCACATCAATTAATATGAAATTCCCTGTAGAATCGGTAAATACCGTATTATTAGTTGGACTTAGCGATACTTTTACATTCGCTATAGGTTCAAAACTTTTTGCTTTAACCACCTTACCTGTAATGGTACCTTCTCCAATAGGATTCACCTGATCTTCAGAACATGCGGTAACTAGTAACCCAGTCACTATAAAAATAATTGCTATTTTGTATAAACTTTTCATTTAGTCCGTTTTTTAATCCTTTATTTTTAATATTTGGTTTTTGCTTTATTATAAGTTTGCCCTAAATAAACAGTGACTCCAAGTCCAAATCTCCAAAAGAAATCATCTCTTTTACCTGCCACTAATCCATCAAGATCATCGTCAAAAAGCACGCTATTTTCCCCATATACTTTAAGCCCAATTTTCTTTGTGAGTAAATATTCTAATCCCGCACCATATTGCACTTTTGGGGCTTCAAAATCTTTATTAAGTATTATTCCACCACCAGCATAAACGAAAGGACTTAAACGATCATAAGGCAACACAACATACTCTAAATTAGCATCCAGAGCCGTAAATGTTTTATTAAAAATATTTTTATTTCTCAATTTAAATATACCTCCATTAACTCCAAAACTAAAATTAGGTCCAAAAAGAAAACTCTTAAACCCAAATGTGGTTTGTAATCCCATTTGCGGGTCGGCATAATCGCCATCCATTAAAGAGGTTCCTGCCATGAAATCAAAACCAGTTTTCCCTCTACTATCTCTAAAATTCCTGTCCAATAACTTCGTAGATTCAGCTATTGCAGATTCACTTTCATATTCTGCCTTTACTTTGTCGATTACCTTTTGCCCACCTTTAGGTTGCCACAAGCCATCTATAATACCCTCAACAATAAGATTTTCCACTGCTTTTTCAATAGCTTCTTTAACAGCCATTTGAGCAGGTTCATTCTGTGTTACTCCAGTTTCAATTTCTAAAAGTCTTTTCACGTTTACATATCTAAATAAACTAACA
The nucleotide sequence above comes from Aureibaculum algae. Encoded proteins:
- a CDS encoding CsgG/HfaB family protein, with translation MVNKLKIGSLWAMIMVLIGCGAYMNQPLTTQPARIGETSFKSELNDISPIKPIEVGVYKFRDQTGQYKLVEGGVSYSTAVTQGATSILIKALDDSKWFTPIERENVSNLLNERQIIRSTRQEYNRKNNLPVDETGSLPPLLFAGILLEGGIISYDSNMITGGAGARYFGAGASTQYRQDIISIYLRAVSTSNGKILKTVYISKTILSQAIDVSLFRYVNVKRLLEIETGVTQNEPAQMAVKEAIEKAVENLIVEGIIDGLWQPKGGQKVIDKVKAEYESESAIAESTKLLDRNFRDSRGKTGFDFMAGTSLMDGDYADPQMGLQTTFGFKSFLFGPNFSFGVNGGIFKLRNKNIFNKTFTALDANLEYVVLPYDRLSPFVYAGGGIILNKDFEAPKVQYGAGLEYLLTKKIGLKVYGENSVLFDDDLDGLVAGKRDDFFWRFGLGVTVYLGQTYNKAKTKY